CCATGGTCGAATTGCGCAGGTTCGCGTCGAACTGGTAGGTGGCGAACCCGATGAACCGGTTCAGCACCTGGGGCAGAACGGCCATGAAGATCACGCTCATGAAGGGCGCACCCGCGGCCCGACAGGCTTCCACGGGTTTCAGGGAGATCTCCTCGATGGCCTCGGCGAAGAGCTTGCCGATGAAGCCGATGGAGGCGAAGACCAGAGTGATGATGCCCGCCAAAGGCCCGAAGCCCACGGCCTTGACGAACAGAATGGCGAAAATCACCGGATGGAAGGAGCGGCAGATGGCGATCAGGGTCCGAGCCGGCCAGGTAGCCCAGGTTGGCATCAGATTCCGGGCCGCGATCAAGCCGATGGGCAGGGAAAAGGCCACGCCGAAAGCCGAGGCGATCACCGCGATCTCCACGGTCTCGATCAGATTGTCCACCAGCATGCGCCACCGTGTGAACTCCGGCGGAAACATGGCCCCCAGAAACCTCGCCCCGTTGTCTAATCCAGTCACGAAGCGGGACCAGGTGAAATCCAGGGACAAGGTTGCGTAAACGCAGTACAGGGCCAGCAGGACCCAGCCGATGCGCGCGCCCCAGTTGGCCTTGAAGGGTCTTCGCGAGGCGGTCGCGCTCATGTCAGCCAGCCCTCGCCGCCATAAATTTGCTTCAGATGGGTGTCGCTCAGCTCCTTGGGCGGCCCGTCGAAAATAATCGCCCCCTGGGACATGCCGATGACCCGGTCCGCGAAGCGTTTGGCCAGATTCACGTCATGGATGTTGATCAATACCGGAATGCCCTGGGACGAGGAGAAGTCGTTGAGCAGCTCCATTATCTCCACGGAGGTCTTCGGGTCCAGCGACGACGTGGGTTCGTCGGCCATGAGCAAGGCCGGGTTCTGCATCACGGCCCGGGCAATGCCCACCCGTTGGCGTTGGCCTCCGGAGAGGGCGTCGGCCCGAGTGGTGGCGAAGTCCGTCAATCCGACCTTGTCGATGAGTTCAAAGGCCCGGTCGATGTCGGATTGCTCGAACTTGCGCAGAAAGGCCCTCCAGACCGGCACGAAGCCCAGCCGGCCGCAGAGGACGTTTTCGATCACCGTCAACCGCTCCACCAGGTTGAACTCCTGAAAAACCATTCCGATATGGCGGCGCGCCTCGCGCAGGGCCCTGCCGGACAGCCTGGACAGCTCAAGGCCGGCCACGCTGATGGTCCCTCCGGTGGGATCGATCAGGCGGTTGATGCACCGCAAGAGCGTGGACTTCCCGGTGCCGGACGGCCCGATGATGGCCACCGTGGTTTGCCCGCCGACCGAGAACGAAACGTCGTTCAGGACCGGCTTGCCCGGAACGTATGCCTTGACCAGGTTGGAAACAATCAAGGAAGCTGGGGCCTTGCCCCCGCTTCCTTTCGTGGAATGCTCCGTCACGATATCCCCTGCGCGGATTTGCGCCGGATGGAGCGGGCGACGTTTTTGCCCGTTCCATCCGGCGATGAGCGTTGATGGGTCTGAAATTACTGCAGCGTCTCGCCCAGAGCCTCGTTGATGGTCCGGATGATGCCCCAGTCCACCTTGTAGGTCACGGGATAGAAGCGGTCCGCGCCGTCAAAGGCTTCCTTCATCTTGTCGGTGTAGCGATAGGTGTGGAAAGCGCCGACGATCTTCTGGACCAGTTCCGGACAGAGTTCGCTGGCATAACCGAAGGAGGAGGTGGGGAACTTCTCGCTGGTGTAGATGGTCCGCAACTCGCCTTCCTTCACCCTACCGGCGCGGAGCATCCGCTCATACACGTCGGAAGCCACCGGAGCGGCCTCGTAGTCGCCGTGGGCCACGCCCAGGACGGACTGGTCGTGCTTGCCCGAGTAGACGACCTTGTAGTCTTCATCCGGAGTGACGCCCAGTTCCGGGAACAGCACCCGCGGGGCCAGGTTGCCGGAATTGGAGGAGGCCGAGGTATGGGCCACGGTCTTGCCCTTGAGGTCTTCCATGGTCTGGATCGGGCTGTCCTTCTTGACCAGCACGATCAGGTTGTAGCC
Above is a window of Desulfonatronum sp. SC1 DNA encoding:
- the phnC gene encoding phosphonate ABC transporter ATP-binding protein; the encoded protein is MVTEHSTKGSGGKAPASLIVSNLVKAYVPGKPVLNDVSFSVGGQTTVAIIGPSGTGKSTLLRCINRLIDPTGGTISVAGLELSRLSGRALREARRHIGMVFQEFNLVERLTVIENVLCGRLGFVPVWRAFLRKFEQSDIDRAFELIDKVGLTDFATTRADALSGGQRQRVGIARAVMQNPALLMADEPTSSLDPKTSVEIMELLNDFSSSQGIPVLINIHDVNLAKRFADRVIGMSQGAIIFDGPPKELSDTHLKQIYGGEGWLT
- the phnD gene encoding phosphate/phosphite/phosphonate ABC transporter substrate-binding protein, with amino-acid sequence MRKVFVFLAMILILALAHPGFAQVCEHRGNLDERFCDNDRDLVADLLPAGQCKDPSTLVFTYTPVEDPAVYQDVFSDFMSYLEKATGKKVIYYTVHSNAAQVEAMRSGRLHVAGFSTGPTVFAVNLAGYVPIAVKGGPEGFQGYNLIVLVKKDSPIQTMEDLKGKTVAHTSASSNSGNLAPRVLFPELGVTPDEDYKVVYSGKHDQSVLGVAHGDYEAAPVASDVYERMLRAGRVKEGELRTIYTSEKFPTSSFGYASELCPELVQKIVGAFHTYRYTDKMKEAFDGADRFYPVTYKVDWGIIRTINEALGETLQ
- the phnE gene encoding phosphonate ABC transporter, permease protein PhnE, which encodes MSATASRRPFKANWGARIGWVLLALYCVYATLSLDFTWSRFVTGLDNGARFLGAMFPPEFTRWRMLVDNLIETVEIAVIASAFGVAFSLPIGLIAARNLMPTWATWPARTLIAICRSFHPVIFAILFVKAVGFGPLAGIITLVFASIGFIGKLFAEAIEEISLKPVEACRAAGAPFMSVIFMAVLPQVLNRFIGFATYQFDANLRNSTMVGIVGAGGIGGTLFAAFQRFDYDFLAAILLSIIALVMLGEYLASIVKAVFND